The window GGGTGCTTAGTGGCGGTCATCTGAGCCCGGGTGGCCTTAGGGTGTTTCGTGGTGCCACCTGGTGACACCTGCAACCACCGGAAGGATCTGCGGGCTACGCCAGGCTCAGGGCGGAGGCCTCCTGAGCGGTGCGCAGGGTTGCCCCCTCCCGACGGATCAGTGAGATCCCGAGCAACACCATGAGCAGCAGCGCCTCGATGAGCGCCACGCCGCGTACGAGCGAGCCCAGGCTGCTCACTTGCGTGGCCAGCGCGCAGATCGCTGCGACCGTGAGCCAGAAGAGCCACACGGTGGCACGCAGTTGCCGGGCGACCACGTGATAGACCATCAACTGCAACATCGCCAGCAGCGTGCCGATGGTGGCGAACCACGGCAGCAGGGCCCTGATCTCCACGAACTCCTGGCCGCCCGCGAAGACCAGCACCAGGTCGGGCAGCAGCCAGGTCCCTGCGATCGCCGCGCCACCGACCGCGCCGACGGCCGCCAGTGCCTGCAGGTGCACCCTGCTGCCGTCCTCGGTTCGCGCCATCGACGGGAAGGCGAGCACGACGATGAAAGACGGGAGGAACATCACCATCTTCGCCACGATCGCGCCGCCCGCATAGAGGCCGGCCGTGTGGGCATCGAAGGTTGCGCGCGCCAGCAGCACGTCGACGGTCGACAACAGGAAGAACACGACCAGGGCGTGGGAGTTGTGCATGATCTCGGACAACATCCCGAGTTCGGTGGTGGCGACCTCGGGGTCCTCACCGATGGTGGCGGTACGCACCTGGGTCGTCGTACGCAGGACCAGCGAACCGACCAGCACCGGAACCCAGGCGGCGACAGCTACGCCTGCCATGCTCATCACCGCAGTGGGGGACAAGGCGATGAAGGCTGCGCCGATGACGAGTCGCGGGATCCCGGTCGCCAGATAGACCAACGCCAACCCCGACCAGTGCCGACCGCCTTGCAGCACTCCGGCCTGGCCTCCGACGACGGTCAACGGCGCCACCGCGAACCCGACCAGCAGGACGGCGACCGGGTCGCCGATACGCAGGAAGCGATCGGCAAGCGGGATCACGGCGCAGCAGAGCGCGAAGACCAACAGCGCACACCACCATGACAGTGCGTGCACCTTGTGTTCGAGGTGTCGCCGTTCGGCGGTCGCCGCCGCGACATGGCGCGCCGCGGTTGCCTGTAGGCCCAGCGACAACACGCTGGCCACGGTGAACATGCCCATCAGGCTGGCCGTGATGCCGTACTCGCGTGGTCCGAGAAGATAGACCGCGACGAACGTGAATCCGTACGTCGTCACGTTCATGACGACCATCGCCAACGCCACCCCCGCGCTACCGCGAAGCGACGCCAGCAGCGTCGAGGGGCGCGGGCTCATCGGGCCACCCTAAGTCAAGGATCAGTAGGGATCAGCACTGTCGTGGTGCCCGAGTCGCCGCGCGAGCGCACGAAGGCGCAACCGCAGCAGCACCTTGACGATCAGGTTGCGGCCGAACCACGAGAGCTCCGCCCAGCACCCGACGCCGGTCTCGCCAGCCGGGGCGGCGCAATTCGAGGCGCGCGAGGCTTCCCGTGCGGTCGAGGTAGGTGAGTTCGCCAGACAGCAGCAGCGCGCGCAGCAAAGCCAAGGTGACGCCGAGCGAGGAGAACGCGTCGTGAACCAGGATCCGGTCGCCGGGGCGCAGCCAGGCGGCCCACCGCAGGTCGTCCAGACATGACCAATAGTCGTGCTTGCCGTCGACATAGACCAGTCGCACCGGCTGCGCCCAATCGTCGCGTGCCGCCCGGCTCGTTGCTACGCGTACGTCCACCATCTCTTCGACCCCAGCAGCCGCGAGGTGCCCACGCATGCGCGTCTCGGTGTCGCCTCGGCCATAGCGCCAGTCGCTGCCGAAAGGGTCGATCGCGGTGACGCTCGCCCCCGACGCGCCCAGCACCACCGTGGAGCGGCCCAGGTGGCTGCCGATCTCGACCACGCGCCCCGGGGCGATGCGTCTGGCCTCGTCGAAGAGCACCCGCGCCTGTGCGGGCGTGAGCCACCCGTCGATCGATTCGGCGTGCCTGAACGCCTCGACGAACTCGGCGTCGGCGTGGGTCACTATGGTCCTCGGGTGGCGCGGCCGCGGCGGCCG of the Nocardioides sp. genome contains:
- a CDS encoding class I SAM-dependent methyltransferase, which codes for MTHADAEFVEAFRHAESIDGWLTPAQARVLFDEARRIAPGRVVEIGSHLGRSTVVLGASGASVTAIDPFGSDWRYGRGDTETRMRGHLAAAGVEEMVDVRVATSRAARDDWAQPVRLVYVDGKHDYWSCLDDLRWAAWLRPGDRILVHDAFSSLGVTLALLRALLLSGELTYLDRTGSLARLELRRPGWRDRRRVLGGALVVRPQPDRQGAAAVAPSCARAATRAPRQC
- a CDS encoding polysaccharide biosynthesis protein — protein: MSPRPSTLLASLRGSAGVALAMVVMNVTTYGFTFVAVYLLGPREYGITASLMGMFTVASVLSLGLQATAARHVAAATAERRHLEHKVHALSWWCALLVFALCCAVIPLADRFLRIGDPVAVLLVGFAVAPLTVVGGQAGVLQGGRHWSGLALVYLATGIPRLVIGAAFIALSPTAVMSMAGVAVAAWVPVLVGSLVLRTTTQVRTATIGEDPEVATTELGMLSEIMHNSHALVVFFLLSTVDVLLARATFDAHTAGLYAGGAIVAKMVMFLPSFIVVLAFPSMARTEDGSRVHLQALAAVGAVGGAAIAGTWLLPDLVLVFAGGQEFVEIRALLPWFATIGTLLAMLQLMVYHVVARQLRATVWLFWLTVAAICALATQVSSLGSLVRGVALIEALLLMVLLGISLIRREGATLRTAQEASALSLA